In the genome of Zobellia nedashkovskayae, the window AAGAATAACTTCATGTGTTCCTCCAGAATAAGGCCTAAAGGTTGAGGTAGGTAAATCATAAGCATACCCAATTCTAAACGAGTCCGAAATGGCATAATCCATCAATACACCAAAGCTGTCAGAATCATTAAAACGATATGAAGCTCCTATCCAGAATTTTTCGTAGAAAAGGAAATTAGCTGTTACATCATAAGAGGCAGGTGCGCCGTTGGTATATTTTAATATGGCCGTTGGTTTGAATTTTGTAGTTTGACCAATATCAAAAACATAACCACCAATAGCATAATAGCTGTTGCGTTCCAAGGCAACAAATTCGCCGTTGTTTAAATCTGTATTTAATATTCTAGGAGCTGATGCACCTAGGTACCATTTGTTTGAGCTTACATAAATACCGGCACCCATATTAGGATTCCATTTAGAGAAGCCATCAAAAAAGAAAGGGTCACTTTCGTCTGGTGTTCCTAATTTATAATTAGTAACACCACCTTTTAGCCCAAGCGCCATATTTACATCTCCGCTTAATGGAACAGTATATGAAACATCTGCGTAGATATAATTTGTTTTCTCAAAACCTAATTGGTCATTTATATAAGATAGGCCAACCCCAATATTACTAAAGCGTATTGGTGTATGTACAGATAGCGTACTTGTTGTAGGGTTCCCTTCTATACCGGCCCATTGGTTCCTGTGCAAAGCGGTAGCATTCAATGTTTGCCTGCTACCTGCATATGCCGGATTTATAGACATGGTGTTATAAACGTATTGGGTAAACTGTGGAAGCTGTTGTGCATTTGAAAAAAAGGCACAGCATACCGCCAAAGTTGCTAGGTAATTTCTAAGTGCTGTCATGGTTGCCTTTTTAGTTTGAACCGATATAAATATATCCGTTTACTGGTTTTATTTCATTATTTCCAAACCCGACGATATAGTAATACGTTCCCGAAGAAAGCATACCCGATTTGCCTAAAGAATTTTGCGGTGCAATTCCGCTCCAATCATTAGTGTAATCGTTATTTTCATAGACAATATTGCCCCAACGGTTAAAAACTTTCAAGTGA includes:
- a CDS encoding PorP/SprF family type IX secretion system membrane protein, with the translated sequence MTALRNYLATLAVCCAFFSNAQQLPQFTQYVYNTMSINPAYAGSRQTLNATALHRNQWAGIEGNPTTSTLSVHTPIRFSNIGVGLSYINDQLGFEKTNYIYADVSYTVPLSGDVNMALGLKGGVTNYKLGTPDESDPFFFDGFSKWNPNMGAGIYVSSNKWYLGASAPRILNTDLNNGEFVALERNSYYAIGGYVFDIGQTTKFKPTAILKYTNGAPASYDVTANFLFYEKFWIGASYRFNDSDSFGVLMDYAISDSFRIGYAYDLPTSTFRPYSGGTHEVILIYELFNRGLKAMKSPRYF